One Robbsia sp. KACC 23696 DNA segment encodes these proteins:
- a CDS encoding squalene/phytoene synthase family protein, whose protein sequence is MDTTPDDAVAKARRSSFYMAMRVLPREQRDAMYEIYRFCRAVDDLADDEGPWDARRAGLDLWRARIDALFPDTPRNAPAGTPDAAALVPAGLRTATRQFALHKEDFIAVIDGMQMDLDADIQAPSFAVLDLYCDRVASAVGRLSTQVFGLDRAQGIALAHHLGRALQFTNILRDLDEDASIHRLYLPREALLEGGIDPTLFDQANTAAPDWVAAAGPMPYPITDHMDGGASAVANAAVAAARPDAPLRTTPERDAAITALLAAPGLPKAGAWLARQAQIHYQAAHALMRVAPRRAVKAPRLMYAVYHAIFARTVQQGWAAPRRRVRLPRWRLVWLLLRHGLS, encoded by the coding sequence ATGGACACCACCCCGGACGATGCCGTGGCCAAGGCGCGCCGCAGCTCGTTCTATATGGCGATGCGGGTGTTGCCGCGCGAGCAACGCGACGCGATGTACGAGATCTACCGCTTCTGTCGGGCGGTGGACGATCTCGCCGATGACGAAGGCCCCTGGGACGCGCGCCGCGCGGGACTCGACCTCTGGCGCGCCCGTATCGACGCATTGTTCCCCGACACGCCGCGTAATGCGCCCGCGGGCACGCCCGATGCCGCGGCGCTCGTGCCGGCCGGCTTGCGCACCGCGACCCGGCAGTTCGCGCTGCACAAGGAAGACTTCATCGCCGTGATCGACGGGATGCAGATGGACCTCGACGCCGACATTCAGGCGCCATCTTTCGCTGTCCTCGACTTGTATTGCGACCGTGTCGCCAGCGCGGTGGGGCGTTTGTCGACGCAGGTCTTCGGCCTGGACCGGGCGCAAGGCATTGCCTTGGCCCATCATCTCGGCCGCGCCTTGCAGTTCACCAATATCCTGCGCGATCTGGACGAAGACGCATCGATCCACCGGCTCTATCTGCCGCGCGAGGCGCTCCTCGAAGGCGGCATCGATCCGACGCTCTTCGATCAGGCAAATACCGCCGCGCCCGATTGGGTCGCGGCTGCGGGCCCGATGCCTTATCCGATCACGGATCACATGGACGGCGGCGCCAGCGCCGTCGCAAACGCCGCGGTCGCCGCCGCGCGGCCCGACGCGCCGTTGCGCACGACACCGGAACGCGATGCGGCGATCACAGCCCTGCTGGCGGCGCCGGGGCTGCCGAAGGCCGGCGCCTGGCTTGCGCGACAGGCGCAAATACACTATCAGGCGGCGCACGCACTGATGCGCGTCGCCCCGCGCCGCGCCGTCAAGGCGCCGCGACTGATGTATGCGGTCTACCACGCGATCTTCGCGCGGACCGTGCAGCAAGGATGGGCCGCCCCGCGTCGTCGGGTGCGCCTGCCGCGCTGGCGACTGGTCTGGCTATTATTGCGCCACGGCTTATCGTAA
- a CDS encoding DUF3311 domain-containing protein, which produces MVDTPPQKYGALRWLLVLPYIALLWVPFYNHAMPSFAGFPFFYWYQFLWVPLTSLLIYIVYKVMR; this is translated from the coding sequence ATTGTCGATACGCCGCCGCAGAAATACGGCGCGCTCAGATGGCTGTTGGTGCTTCCTTATATCGCGTTGTTGTGGGTGCCGTTTTATAACCACGCCATGCCGTCCTTTGCCGGCTTCCCGTTCTTCTACTGGTATCAATTTTTGTGGGTACCGTTGACGTCGCTATTGATCTACATCGTGTACAAGGTGATGCGCTGA
- the mdtD gene encoding multidrug transporter subunit MdtD, producing MLWIVAVGFFMQTLDTTIVNTALPSMARSLGESPLRMQSVVIAYALTMAMLIPATGWLADKFGTTRVFMTAISLFMFGSIGCAASSSLDMLVWARIVQGLGGAMLMPVGRLALLRTVPGDQFLRAMSFVAVPGLIGPLIGPTLGGWLVSFASWHWIFLINVPVGLVGIAATYFYMIDSRAPVKRFDLNGYLLLAVGMVTLSLSLDGLTDLGLQHATVLVLLVVSFATLTAYGLHATRAPFPLFPLDLFKIHSYSVGLLGNLFCRIGTGAMPYLIPLMLQVSLGYEPFHAGLMMLPVAAAGMGAKRLASPLIVRFGYRTVLISNTAAVGLAMASFGFVTPSWPMGLLLVQLAFFGAVNSLQFTAMNTLTLKDLARGGASSGNGLFSMVQMLAMSLGVTIGGALLDTFQSLAHGGADARGSLPAFHWTFACVGIITAASSWIFAQLAPEVRHAPHDPAANDEG from the coding sequence ATGTTGTGGATCGTGGCCGTCGGCTTCTTCATGCAGACCCTCGACACGACGATCGTCAACACGGCACTGCCCTCGATGGCGCGCTCACTCGGGGAAAGCCCGCTGCGGATGCAATCGGTGGTGATCGCCTACGCCTTGACGATGGCGATGTTGATTCCGGCAACCGGTTGGCTCGCCGACAAATTCGGCACCACACGCGTGTTCATGACCGCGATCTCCCTCTTCATGTTCGGCTCCATCGGCTGCGCCGCGTCCAGCTCCTTGGACATGCTGGTCTGGGCGCGCATCGTTCAAGGCTTGGGCGGCGCGATGCTGATGCCGGTCGGTCGACTCGCGCTGCTGCGTACGGTACCGGGCGATCAGTTTCTCCGAGCCATGAGCTTTGTCGCGGTCCCAGGATTGATCGGTCCACTGATCGGCCCCACGCTGGGCGGCTGGCTCGTCTCATTCGCCTCGTGGCATTGGATCTTTTTGATCAATGTGCCGGTGGGGCTGGTCGGCATCGCCGCCACCTACTTTTATATGATCGACTCGCGCGCGCCGGTAAAACGCTTCGATCTGAACGGCTATCTGCTGCTCGCGGTGGGCATGGTGACGCTATCGCTGTCACTGGATGGCCTGACGGACCTCGGGCTCCAGCATGCGACGGTGTTGGTGCTCCTGGTCGTCAGCTTCGCGACCTTGACCGCCTACGGCTTGCACGCCACGCGCGCGCCCTTTCCGCTGTTTCCATTGGATCTGTTCAAGATCCACTCGTACAGCGTCGGCTTGCTCGGCAATTTGTTCTGCCGGATCGGAACGGGCGCGATGCCCTACCTCATCCCGCTGATGTTGCAGGTCAGCCTCGGATACGAACCGTTCCACGCCGGCCTGATGATGCTGCCGGTGGCCGCCGCCGGCATGGGCGCAAAGCGCCTCGCATCCCCGCTGATCGTGCGCTTCGGTTATCGCACCGTGCTGATCAGCAATACCGCCGCGGTCGGCCTGGCGATGGCCAGCTTCGGCTTTGTCACGCCGAGCTGGCCGATGGGCCTGCTGCTGGTGCAGCTGGCCTTCTTCGGCGCCGTCAATTCATTGCAGTTCACCGCCATGAATACCTTGACGCTGAAGGATCTTGCGCGAGGCGGCGCCAGTAGCGGCAACGGCCTGTTTTCAATGGTGCAAATGCTCGCGATGAGCCTCGGCGTCACCATCGGCGGGGCCTTGCTCGATACCTTCCAATCGCTGGCGCACGGCGGCGCCGACGCACGCGGCTCATTGCCGGCCTTTCATTGGACATTTGCCTGCGTCGGCATCATTACCGCCGCATCGTCATGGATCTTCGCGCAATTGGCCCCGGAAGTCAGGCATGCCCCGCACGACCCCGCGGCGAATGACGAGGGTTGA
- a CDS encoding response regulator: MTSSLDFSTLFDASPAPCAVLDLALRTVAVNRAYLAAMACEREDIVGQYWFDAFPDYTGALDVAAPITATIASVSASAAALIRDSVHRARATGLADTLPCVRYPIRARRPVEKARASHAGEEAGERAVAGPLLDRYWRITHTPVSGADGTSAHVLQHCTDVTQAQWPGPALDAGRTQIIEALQRDRTDLEGLVRESVQALRDSESERRQTEAALAQAQKMEAVGKLTGGVAHDFNNVLQIISGNVQLADRDLKAVRDSLPAPRDARTALAARVSAAHTRLETALEAVARGAKLASQLLAFARRQPLQPRVVEPRALCLPMVDMMRRLLGETIRVETLIADGLQPAWVDANQLENVLLNLAVNARDAMDGEGILTIRVENAVIDSAFASLHPGLRPGEYVMFALMDDGCGMPPDVLDRVFEPFYTTKPPGQGTGLGLSMAYGFAKQSNGHIYIDSVVGKGTAVRLYLPRAAQDVVRPDVPSSAAAQKGASVDPDTDDATCDADDGSEVADVARVADTAERFAGSGTILVAEDDSDVRATVVALIEGLGYSVLACDSGEAAVDVLQRPAGANVVLLFSDVVMPGPLRGAALLSAVRAVRPGLPVMFTSGYTDEELAHGGRLDPTVCLLAKPYDQAHLARTLHAMLDGVTRHGALSASARSPLSAKQAVQDLAQEIEHDIEHDVEHDKAARLPSVPSVGSLRSARAGLSILLVEDDANAREASAALLEALGHCVRSVDSGEHAILALSGWDPDLLVTDLNLPGMSGAELARRVDLPVVVISGMALKAGGTIGVRAHGQPSTPSASDDVGGTDDGLPAHVVPLCKPFDLDALTEAIDAALSCHEVPEHEAAAPRVPVRQPARSGTRRHDRALNPRHSPRGRAGHA, encoded by the coding sequence ATGACATCCAGCCTTGATTTCAGTACGCTGTTCGACGCGTCGCCGGCGCCCTGCGCGGTGCTGGATCTCGCGTTGCGCACGGTCGCGGTCAATCGCGCCTATCTGGCGGCGATGGCCTGCGAGCGGGAAGATATCGTCGGCCAGTATTGGTTCGACGCCTTTCCCGACTACACCGGCGCATTGGATGTCGCCGCGCCGATCACGGCCACCATCGCCTCCGTCTCTGCCTCCGCCGCCGCATTGATACGCGATTCCGTACACCGTGCGCGCGCCACCGGTCTGGCCGATACGTTGCCTTGCGTGCGTTATCCGATTCGCGCGCGGCGTCCCGTGGAAAAGGCGAGGGCCTCGCACGCGGGTGAGGAGGCGGGTGAGCGCGCGGTCGCGGGCCCGCTGCTCGATCGGTACTGGCGCATCACCCACACGCCGGTGTCCGGTGCCGACGGCACGTCGGCGCATGTGCTGCAACATTGCACCGACGTGACGCAGGCGCAGTGGCCGGGTCCCGCGCTCGATGCCGGGCGCACGCAAATCATCGAAGCGTTGCAGCGCGATCGGACGGATCTGGAAGGCTTGGTCCGCGAATCGGTACAGGCGTTACGCGACAGTGAGTCCGAGCGCCGACAGACGGAAGCGGCGCTTGCCCAGGCGCAGAAGATGGAGGCGGTGGGCAAGTTGACCGGCGGCGTCGCCCACGACTTCAATAACGTGCTGCAGATCATCAGTGGCAATGTGCAACTGGCCGATCGCGATCTGAAGGCGGTGCGCGATAGCCTGCCTGCGCCGAGAGACGCGCGAACGGCGTTGGCCGCGCGCGTGAGTGCGGCGCACACGCGGTTGGAAACGGCGCTGGAAGCGGTCGCGCGCGGTGCGAAACTGGCCTCGCAGCTATTGGCGTTCGCGCGGCGACAACCATTGCAGCCTCGTGTTGTCGAACCGCGTGCACTATGCTTGCCGATGGTCGATATGATGCGCCGTTTGTTGGGCGAAACCATTCGCGTCGAGACGCTGATCGCGGATGGATTGCAGCCGGCATGGGTGGATGCCAACCAGTTGGAAAACGTGCTGCTGAATCTGGCGGTCAATGCGCGCGACGCGATGGATGGCGAGGGCATCTTGACGATCCGGGTCGAGAACGCGGTGATCGATAGCGCTTTCGCCAGTCTGCATCCGGGATTGCGTCCCGGCGAATATGTGATGTTCGCGTTGATGGACGACGGCTGCGGGATGCCCCCCGACGTGCTGGATCGCGTGTTCGAACCGTTCTATACGACGAAGCCGCCGGGTCAGGGCACGGGCCTCGGTCTGAGCATGGCTTACGGCTTTGCGAAACAGAGCAACGGGCATATTTATATCGATAGCGTCGTCGGCAAGGGGACAGCGGTGCGGCTGTATTTGCCGCGCGCGGCGCAGGACGTCGTGCGGCCAGACGTCCCGTCTTCCGCCGCTGCGCAGAAGGGGGCGAGCGTCGATCCAGACACGGACGACGCGACCTGCGATGCCGACGACGGAAGCGAGGTTGCCGATGTAGCCAGGGTCGCCGATACTGCCGAACGCTTCGCCGGCAGCGGTACGATTCTGGTAGCGGAAGACGACAGCGATGTCCGTGCGACCGTGGTGGCCTTGATCGAGGGTTTGGGCTATTCGGTACTCGCCTGCGACAGTGGCGAGGCGGCAGTCGATGTGTTGCAGCGTCCGGCCGGTGCCAACGTCGTCCTGCTGTTCAGCGACGTCGTGATGCCGGGGCCGCTACGCGGTGCGGCGCTGTTGTCCGCCGTACGCGCGGTGCGACCGGGTTTGCCGGTGATGTTCACGTCGGGGTATACCGACGAGGAGCTGGCGCACGGCGGCCGCCTCGATCCGACGGTGTGCCTGCTGGCCAAGCCCTATGATCAGGCGCATCTCGCGCGCACGCTCCACGCGATGCTGGACGGCGTCACGCGGCACGGCGCGCTGTCTGCAAGCGCGCGGTCCCCGCTTTCGGCCAAGCAAGCGGTGCAGGACCTCGCGCAGGAGATCGAGCACGACATTGAGCACGACGTTGAGCACGACAAGGCTGCCCGTTTGCCGTCGGTGCCGAGCGTCGGGTCGTTGCGCTCGGCGCGGGCCGGCTTGTCGATCTTGCTGGTGGAGGACGATGCCAATGCACGGGAGGCCAGCGCCGCCTTGCTGGAGGCCTTGGGGCATTGCGTGCGTAGCGTCGACAGTGGCGAGCACGCCATCCTCGCTCTGTCGGGATGGGATCCCGATCTGCTCGTGACGGATTTGAATCTGCCGGGCATGTCCGGCGCCGAACTGGCGCGCCGGGTCGATCTGCCTGTGGTGGTGATCAGCGGCATGGCCTTGAAAGCGGGCGGCACGATCGGCGTTCGCGCGCACGGTCAGCCAAGCACGCCATCGGCATCAGATGACGTTGGCGGCACCGACGACGGCTTGCCGGCGCATGTCGTGCCCTTGTGCAAGCCATTCGATCTGGACGCCTTGACCGAGGCGATCGACGCCGCGCTGTCGTGCCACGAGGTGCCGGAGCACGAGGCGGCCGCGCCACGCGTTCCGGTGCGGCAACCCGCGCGGTCAGGCACGCGGCGCCATGACCGCGCGCTCAACCCTCGTCATTCGCCGCGGGGTCGTGCGGGGCATGCCTGA
- a CDS encoding ROK family protein — MLAIDIGGTGLKAALLNVDGKMTSERQRIDTPYPCSPERMIDALLELCGPLGDFDFLSIGFPGVVRDGKVLTAPHFDHVDPDDPFAAGIMQHANKAKKHDKDSAEDAGSARKAADTTDKHGVPTEDTAWRGFALGQAVAAALAKQTNAPVRPVQVINDAEMQGLAVIRGEGLEFVLTLGTGAGSALFRDGVLMPHLELAHHPIRGRKSYNDYVGDAARKKIGKKRWNRHVQRTLAILDSLLHFDHLYIGGGNAQRIAFPLPQEVTIVSNDAGIEGGAALWRDVAV; from the coding sequence ATCCTCGCCATCGATATCGGCGGCACCGGCCTGAAAGCCGCGCTGCTCAATGTAGACGGGAAGATGACCAGTGAGCGCCAACGCATCGATACGCCCTACCCGTGTTCGCCTGAGCGCATGATCGACGCGTTGCTGGAGCTGTGCGGCCCGCTTGGCGACTTCGACTTTCTGTCGATCGGATTTCCCGGCGTCGTCCGCGACGGCAAGGTGCTCACTGCGCCGCACTTCGATCACGTGGATCCGGACGATCCGTTCGCCGCCGGGATCATGCAACACGCGAACAAGGCAAAAAAGCACGATAAGGACAGTGCGGAGGACGCCGGCTCTGCGCGGAAAGCGGCCGACACGACCGACAAGCACGGTGTCCCCACCGAGGACACCGCCTGGCGTGGTTTCGCGCTTGGACAAGCGGTTGCGGCCGCCCTCGCAAAACAGACCAATGCGCCGGTCCGCCCGGTCCAAGTCATCAACGATGCCGAAATGCAGGGGCTGGCCGTGATACGCGGCGAGGGGCTGGAGTTCGTGCTGACGCTCGGCACCGGCGCGGGGTCGGCGTTGTTCCGCGACGGCGTGCTGATGCCCCACCTCGAACTCGCGCACCATCCGATTCGCGGCCGCAAATCGTACAACGACTATGTCGGCGACGCGGCCCGCAAGAAAATCGGCAAGAAACGCTGGAATCGCCATGTGCAGCGCACCCTCGCGATCCTCGATTCCCTGCTGCATTTCGATCATCTCTATATCGGTGGCGGCAATGCGCAGCGCATCGCGTTTCCCTTGCCGCAAGAAGTGACGATCGTATCGAACGACGCAGGCATCGAGGGCGGCGCGGCCTTGTGGCGTGACGTCGCCGTCTGA
- a CDS encoding HAD family hydrolase: protein MTRPSLPPRPIRAVLSDIDGTLVRSDKSLSPAVIDAVTALRRAGIAFSIASARPPRALSDLVNALHLGEAVDGADTQAAHGAADTADAAPAFAPIAAFNGGNIIAPDQRVLDALRLPPAVAREVVTDLQSRGLSPWIFTEGEWRITDPNAAYVDVETRTLGYGPTVVDAFTDHDFASVDKILAASADFDGLARIEHEIAKAFSGKLNTVRSQKYYLDITHPDAHKGTAAHAIARHLGIGLDELAVLGDMSNDLPMFDVAGFAIAMGQSEKTIQQRANVVTASNDDDGVAKAIYEWILPSQHR from the coding sequence ATGACACGCCCTTCGCTTCCCCCTCGGCCGATCCGCGCCGTTCTCTCCGACATCGACGGCACGCTGGTCCGATCGGATAAATCATTGAGCCCGGCGGTGATCGACGCCGTCACCGCATTGCGTCGCGCCGGCATCGCGTTTTCGATCGCAAGCGCCCGACCACCCCGCGCGCTGTCGGATCTGGTGAACGCCCTCCACCTCGGGGAAGCCGTCGACGGTGCCGACACGCAGGCGGCACACGGCGCCGCCGACACCGCCGACGCCGCCCCCGCCTTCGCGCCGATCGCGGCCTTTAACGGCGGCAATATCATTGCGCCCGATCAGCGCGTGCTCGATGCACTGCGCCTGCCGCCCGCCGTTGCGCGTGAGGTCGTCACGGATCTGCAGAGTCGCGGCCTGTCGCCATGGATTTTCACGGAAGGCGAGTGGCGTATCACCGATCCCAATGCCGCCTATGTCGATGTGGAAACGCGCACGCTGGGTTACGGCCCGACCGTCGTCGATGCCTTCACCGATCACGATTTCGCCTCGGTCGATAAAATTCTGGCCGCGTCCGCCGACTTCGACGGTCTGGCGCGCATCGAGCACGAAATCGCCAAGGCCTTCTCCGGCAAGCTGAACACCGTGCGCTCGCAGAAATACTATCTCGACATCACGCATCCGGACGCGCATAAAGGCACGGCCGCCCACGCCATCGCGCGACACCTCGGCATCGGGCTCGACGAATTGGCGGTACTCGGCGATATGTCGAACGATCTGCCGATGTTCGACGTCGCCGGTTTTGCCATCGCCATGGGGCAATCGGAGAAGACGATCCAGCAGCGCGCCAATGTCGTCACGGCCAGCAATGACGACGATGGCGTCGCCAAGGCCATCTACGAATGGATCCTCCCGTCTCAGCATCGCTAG